Part of the Calliopsis andreniformis isolate RMS-2024a unplaced genomic scaffold, iyCalAndr_principal scaffold0227, whole genome shotgun sequence genome is shown below.
ATGAGCGGTAGGTTAAGAAAATCACAGCAAGAGGACCCAAGTATCCagaaaatattcgagctggtagagcCAGGACAAGCTGAGGGTTTTAAAATTAGGGGTGGCATCTTATTCAAAGAAATTAATGGGGATATACGTGTTTTAGTGCCAAGGTCAATGCGGACCCAAATAATTAGACGCGCTCACGAAAACGGTCATTTCGCATCCGGAAAAACCGAAGCCTTattaaaaaggaattattgGTTTCGGAATATGAGGGAGAAAATAGACAAAGTGCTGCGAAATTGCGTTGATTGTATACTTGCAGAAAGAAAGCAAGGTAGGCAGGAGGAGTTTTTATTTGCGATAAGTAAAGGCCAGGTGCCGTTAGATACTTTCCATGTGGATCACTTAGGGCTGCTCCCATCGACAAAGAAAAGATACCATTATATCTTCGTTGTTATCGATGCGTTTTCAAAATTTGTGTGGCTTTACGCCACAAAAAGTTGTAATTCGACAGAAGTAATAGACCATTTAAGAAAACGGGCGATTCTTTTTGGAAATCCTCGAAGGATTATTTCAGATAGAGGTGCCGCTTTCACATGAACTGCGTTTCAGGATTTTTGTAAATACGAACGTATAGAACACGTGTTGACTACTACAGGTATGCTGCGGGCAAACAGTCAGGTAAAACGGGTCAATCGTACGCTAATACCGTTATTAACCAAACTCTCAGCGCCGAAAACTGACGAGTGGTATAAATTCTTGGACCTGTGTCAAAGGTGTTTTAATACTACTCCGAGCCGAAGTATAAAAACGACACCATTTCAGATATTATTTGGAATAGATCCTAGATATCGGGACGATCCTCAGATAGTAGAGTTGCTTGAGTGCGAATGGGAAAATGTATTTCAAGAAAATCGAGACGAATTGCGGGAAGAGGCGCGacagaatatattaaaaattcagcAGGAGAATAGGAaatcttttaataaaaaaagaatagaaGGTAGGAAATATCGAGAGGGcgatctagttgcaattaagcgAACTCAACAGGGTCCAGGTCTGAAATTCGCAGCGAAATACTTCGGGCCTTACGAGCTAGCAAAAGTGTTACGGAACGATCGTTATATTGTAACAAAAGTTGGCGAACATGAAGGGCCACGTCAGACATCTACAGCAGTAGACTATATTAAACCATGGGTGAGTGAAAATAGCGATGATTTGTATAGTGACACTGAAGAAACTTGTGATGAATAACACAATATCTGAGGTCAGATATTCTCGCAGGATGGCCGAGTGTGGGGTTCGATAAGATTATGTtatgtttaaaaacatttaGACTTAAGTAGTTTATGACTGGGCCATTTGGGACGTTGATGTTTTGCAGGCGAGTGGCGATGGTCAGCAGAACCGTGTCCCAAACCCTTGGAGATAGCTTTAGATTTATTGTTTAGGTTTGGGTCGTGAGTGAGACAGAGCATGAAAGAAATGAGTGGTGTCGACGGTGCGGGATGAAGGAAAATTCGGCAGAGTGGATTGGTAAGCCATAGGCCACAGATCAGAAGTTAAGGCGTAGAATATTGTgtggattattaaaatatttagtctaattcatttagtaatattatatttccagtgattatacaaatatatacagggtgtaacaaaaatgttgcagttccttaaaaggggtgattcagggggtgatttgaaacaacttcttccttagcgaaaatgtaagatgaggcttcgttaacgagttattaacgaaaaacaccggccaatgagagcgcgagtttgccgtccgagcgaccgcggtagtgtTGAGtaggcgcgctagatgctacggttggactccgaacaagaaagtcgtcatacatcgaagaaaatagcattagtatgaaaactgaaagcgacataataaataataccgagtcctttttttgtttatcacttgaagtgaataattacttaaaatcgaggaaaactacgtgcaacgtaaaaacacgaatatgtaaatttcttattcgcataacgtataaacgaaaaagcaatacaacaaaaaataaaggaagaggagaaaaaacttcacctgtagtttgtaaatctgtgtcactgggtcactgtaccgatctcggtcatcgaccgtcgaaatggtttttgCTAGGGcaggcgtttaggtaatttatggctttattgctttggtttcgaaggagacatgatctcggagtgtccgaacaaggaaggtctgaggtacttaaactacgtggggggtacaaggagctttcttggaaaaattctaccctaccataaaccatttcgacggtcgatgaccagtatcggtacagtgacccagtgacacagatttacaaactacagatgaattgcatttaattcattaatgattattattttttaaatataacgcagactactttcaacgtttctatcttcaacattaattctccaattttccgttcatttcttttgttgcattgctttttcgtttatacgttatgcaaatattttcatactaatgctatttccttcgacgcatgccgactttcttgttcggagtacaacagtagcgcctagcgcgtatccaacgctaccgcagtcgctcggacggcaaactcgcgctctcattggccggtgtttttcattaataactcgttaacgaagccacatcttacattttcgctaaggaaaaagttgtttcgaatcaccccctgaatcaccccttttaaggaactgcgacatttttgttacaccctgtatatacttaCATTATCATATACACGAGCTTGATTTAGCAGAAATCTTCCAATCCCACAGTATGTATTAATCTTACTCttaatctttaaattaaaatattaaatttatatgtatcttataaaaaaaattgatttcttctAGATCTAATTCTACTTTCAAACCGTCACACCCATGCCCTGTTCGTATCATGGGAAGTAGCTACCCGCTGACAGCAACATCctataaatatttagaaattggaaTCGCAGTTGGACCCATATCAaccgttgaaattattcttggtgATAATCGGGGCACTCAACTTCTATTACCTGCACCAATATGGGATGCACTCATTGAAAAACGTGCAGAAATTAAAGAATGTGTTCTATCCGTGAATTCAGATTCCCCACCAATATGGATTGAAGAATTTGTAATAGAATTTACCAAAATTCATAATGTTAAGCTTATAAAATTTAGTCTAGCCAGTATCTCCTTACATTACACTATGGAAACgttgaataatttattcaatcatgTAAAATGTATTAATCTTATGCGGTCCCAACTATATGAAAATACGCATCGTATTAATATTCAGTTTATAAATTTCGTAAATGTTTTGAAACAAAATGGTGTCACACCAAAAACGAACTTGTCATGTATTGCTAATATGATATGTAACAGTAAATATTTCGACGACGATTCTTTGATTGATTGTGAACTACTAGCGTGTGCTTTAAATATTCTTGTCTACAatgctaatatttaatattgtataaaattctattgtgattttacgcatttaaataataatgaagaaaaaagtttaataaatattaacattaaattttaattacatGTACTTAGTTACCTATTGCATTCTACCTTCCCACTCTATACTTACATTTCTATAAATCAATTCGTAACAAGTGCaactaatatatatataatttttaaaattttattatatttcaaataactaatttcatgtactcaatcacatttttttttaaaaatattttaaatccttttgttgaaaaaaattgaataattttacacatacacacatacacagTCTATCATTTCAAAATAACTAATTTCATCTACTTAAGGGGTAAAACCACTCTAGACGCAGAAAAGAAGCCCTaaatttgacaatttattttgggAGTATGACAAACGGAGTAGAATTTCTTTTCAGAGGGTTTACTCAACACATATTGAAGTATGAAaagcaatatttttattttcatttccatacAAAATGGCGGCGACGGGGCCCTTCGTCGAAAACAGCTTTTTTAAAACACCCCCATGGGAGGACGAATTTCTCGCCATGTATGAGTCTTGGAACAAAAGATCAAAAGATTTTGTGATCTATGTACAACTGGCTTTGGAAGTATGtaggattattctttttaatcgATCCTGGAAGTAGTGCACTTTTTAAGAAATGAATCGATCTCTTGCCATAAAAATGGGCattgaattgtttataaaaattactatgattactatgattattacgatcatcactaaggttattattgtgacaatgattattatgattattatggctattataatgattaataatattatttcaaagattattctgtctattataacgattgctatgattattcagtttattattacgattgttatcattgttatggttattacagttattactatgattattatgattattatatttattacgattattattgtgattattatcgtggttattatgattattatcgcaattattatgattgttatgatgtattattattattattatgattattattattattatggttattatgtttattatggttattattattattattatgattattattattattattatgattattatgattatagaggttattataatgattattatgattattatggttgttagaatgattattatgatcatcattaagattattatgtctattatgattattatgtttcttatgtatttataatggtcattatggttatttccaggtatattatgtatattattatgattaatatggctattatggtttttagtatgattactatgattattatgatcatcattaaggtt
Proteins encoded:
- the LOC143187753 gene encoding uncharacterized protein LOC143187753 isoform X1, with the translated sequence MLRANSQVKRVNRTLIPLLTKLSAPKTDEWYKFLDLCQRCFNTTPSRSIKTTPFQILFGIDPRYRDDPQIVELLECEWENVFQENRDELREEARQNILKIQQENRKSFNKKRIEGRKYREGDLVAIKRTQQGPGLKFAAKYFGPYELAKVLRNDRYIVTKVGEHEGPRQTSTAVDYIKPWASGDGQQNRVPNPWR
- the LOC143187753 gene encoding uncharacterized protein LOC143187753 isoform X2; this translates as MGSSYPLTATSYKYLEIGIAVGPISTVEIILGDNRGTQLLLPAPIWDALIEKRAEIKECVLSVNSDSPPIWIEEFVIEFTKIHNVKLIKFSLASISLHYTMETLNNLFNHVKCINLMRSQLYENTHRINIQFINFVNVLKQNGVTPKTNLSCIANMICNSKYFDDDSLIDCELLACALNILVYNANI